The region GGACGCCGTCAGCTTGGCGTAGCCGGCCAGCGGCGCATTCTGCAAGGTCGATTCGCGCAGCGCCAGGGTCAAGGCCATGCGCCAGTCGGCACTCAAATTGCCGCTGCCGTTGAAGTCCGCATTGATATTGCCGACTGGCAGGTCGCCGAAGGCGGCCGGGTTGAGTTTTTGCACGGTGCCGGCCATTTTCACTTCCGGCGACTGCTTCGGTCCCGTCAGGCCGATGTCGCCGCTGGCGTGGATCACGCTGTCGGGCGCCGGGCGCTTGCTGCTGGACAATCCCAAGCCTTTCGCGTCGGCCACGAACGTCGTGCGCGGTTCTTTCATGGTCCCTTGCACCACGCCGCTGGCCAGTACCGCGCCGACCAGGTCGCCCTGCACGGCGGACAGTTGCCGCGCATCGACATTCCAGTTCAGTTTTTCGCCGGCGCCGCCAAAGTTGCCCTTGGCCGCGATGGTGTTCTTGCCCAGCGCCAGCTGCACATCGATGCCGCTGAAATGCTGCGCATCGGCCGTCAGCTTGCCCTTGCCGGACAGTGGCTGGTCGAGCAGCTTGCTGGGGCGCACCGTGAAGTCGGCATTGGCCAGCCATTGCGGGGCCACATGGCCATGCGCGCGCACGTCCAGGTTCAGGTCGGCGACGGGAAACGCGCCGAAGTCGGCGGGGTTCAAGCGGCTGGTGCTGGCGACGGCCTTGAACGGTTGATCGTCCTTCAGGCTGAGCTGGCCGCTGGCGTTGATGCTGCTCTTGCCCGCTTGCAGGGTGGCTTTGCTGAGGTTGACCAGGGAATCGGCCAGCGTGGCTTCCAGGTCCAGGCGCAGCTTGGCTTCACCGAGTTTGGCGCGCACGGTCTGCGTCTTGCCGTCGCTGTCGAGGGTGATGTCGCCGGCGATCTTGGTGCTGTTGATGCTGCTGTAGATTTGCTGCAGGTCGATCTTGTCGGTATGCAGCGCGATATTCGCCTGGCCGATGCCGGCGTCGGGCGCATCGCGGTCGATCTTGCCGCTGCCGGTAAATTTGCCGGCATTGCCGAAGTCGATGATGGCCGAGTCCAGCGTGGTGGCCGTCAGGGTGCCACCCAGGCGTGCGTCGAACTGGCGCAGCGGCAGCTTCTGCTGGTCCAGCGGACCCGGCGTGGCGTGGTTGACGATCGCCAGCTTGCCCGAGACACTCTGATTGGCGCCGATGGCCGCATCGAGGTCCAGGCTCAGGTCGGCCTGCGGCAAGGTCGCATCGAACTTGCCCGGATTGATATTGCTGCCCTTGACCTTGGCCGAGCGCAGGATGATGACCGGATCGAACGGCGCCAGCGCCAGTTGCGCATCGGCCGTGGCGGCGCCGGCATTGCCCTTGGCGTTGATATTGAGCACATTCAAATCGCCACCGAGCGCCAGGTTCAGGGCCGCCGGTTTTTCACCGGCCGGCGCCACCGCCTGCGTCAGGCTGGCCGTGCCCTTGAGCTTGAACGGTTTCACCGCGGCGATGGTGGCGTCGGCTTTCGCCAGGCCGAACGGCGTCACGCCCGAGGCGTTTTTCAGCTGCCATTCGGTCTTGTCGCCTGACAAAGCAAAGCGGATCTTTTCAAACACGGTATTGCCGGTATCGCCGATCAGGGTGATCTTGTCGAGGCGCGCCTCGCTGATGCCGATTTTAAAAGGCGAGGCCAGGCTGTCGGGCATGGTCGACGGTTCGTCGGACTTGCCGATGGTTTGCACCGACAGGCTGGCCACATGCAGCTCGGAAATCGCGATGCCTTCCGAGAAGTACTGGAATGGCGACCAGTTGATGTCGATATTGTCGGCCGTGATGTGCTGGGTCTTGCTGCGGTAGCTGACATGGTCCAGGTGCATGCGGTCATACAGCGAGCCGGACACGCCGGACACTGCGATCTGGCCGCCGCTGGCGCTGGCCACTTTTTGCACCAGCAGTTGCAGGGTCGATTCGCGGCCCAGGAACCAGAAGGCGCCGCCCAGCAGCACGGCCAGGCTGGCGACGGCGATCAGCAGGTAGCGCGGCCAGCGGCGCTTTTTCGCCGGCGGCGGTGGTGGTGGCGAGGCGGTGGAGGACTCGTTGGTAAGATCGGACATCAGAAAGTGAATCCCAGAGAAAAGTGCAAACGATAGGCATGGACGGCGTGGCCGTACGCCACGTCGACATTGATGGGGCCGACGGGGCTCTTGTAGCGCCCGCCCAGGCCATAGCCCGATTTCAGTTCCAGCGCATCCTTGACGCTGTCGGCCGAATTGCCGGCGTCATAAAAGGCGGCAATCGCCCATTTCGGCTTGAACCAGTACTGGTATTCGGCGCTGGCGGTGGCCAGGTAGCGCCCGCCGACGGTGGCGTCGCCTTCCTTCACGCCCAGTTCCTGGTAGGCATAGCCGCGCACGGACTGGTCGCCGCCGGCGCGGAACAGGTAGACGGCCGGAACGCCTTTTTTCTCTTTCGAGCCCAGCGCGCCCATTTCGCCGCGCACGATCAGTTCGCCTTTTTCACCGAGCGGCTTGTAGTACACGCCCTTGCCGGAGACGCGCACGAAGCGCTCGTCGGTCAGCACCGGCAGCAGCGCGCCGCCGACCTGGGCATTGATCACATAGCCCTTGGTGGGAAACAGCAGGCTGTCGAGGCTGCGCTTGGTGATGGCATAGGTCAGCGGCAAGCTCTTGCTGCGCGTCTGTTCCAGGCCGACCACGGTTTTGTCCTCGCTCAAGAATTCGAAGGTCAGGCTGCGTTCCAAATTGGTGCCGCCCCAGTTGCGCTTGGCGGCGATGGTCGACACGGCCGTAATCTCGTTGGAGATGTCGCTGCGCTCGAACGAGGCGCCGATACTGTCGTTGTAGCCGCGCTCGGTGGTGGGGAAATAGAAATTGGTGTGCGCCGCCTGTTTCTTGGTTTCCATCGTGATCGCGCTCTTGAACCGCGTGCCCCAGACATTCAGGTTGTCGTAGTTGAGCTGGGCGCGGTTCCCCGTATTGGTACTGAAACCGATACCGGCGCTGACGTTCTGCTGCTTGTTTTCCGTCACGCGCACCACCAGCGGCAGTTGCGGCGCGGGGCCGCGGCTGGCCTGGGCGGTTTCCACGCTCTCGCCCTCCTGCACCGCCTGGCCCGCCTCGATCTGCTCGCCCAGGATGGTGCTCATGTCGGCGCTCACTTCCACGCTGGCAAAGTAGCCGGTGTCCTGCAGGCGCGCCTGGTACAGCTGCAGCGCCGATTCGCTGTAGTAGTCGCCGGGGCCGATCTTGTTCAGGTTGCGGATGATGCTCGGGTCGTAGCGCTTCAGGCCCTCGATGCGCAGCTCGCCAAAGCGCAGCTCGGGGCCGCTGCTGAGGATCACCAGCAGCGACACTTTGTGGGTCTCGGGATCGACCACCGCTTGCGTATCGACCAGCTGGGCGCGCGGGTAGCGCGTCTGCACCACTTCGCGCAGCAGGGCACGCTTGGCGGACTCCCATTCGGACTGGCGGAAGATGGCGCCCTTCTTCAGGCCCCAGCTGCGCTTCAGGCCTTCGGTATCGTAGGGTTCGCTGGCCGCCAGCGGCGGGGTCGGATCGAAACCGCGCAATTCCAGCTCGACCTTGTCGACCGTCACCGGCTGGCCCGGTTCGACATCGACGGTGACGACGGGCCGGCTGCCGGCGGTGTCGACGTTGACCGTGACGACGGGCGTATAGAAGCCGGCCGTGGCCACCAGGTTTTTCACCTGCTCGGGCGCGTCGCGCACCAGGCGCTGCAACTGTTCGCGGTCCATGCGCGGATTGCCGCGAAAACGTTCCAGATCGAGGTTTTTTTCCAGCAGCTCATCGAGGTCGCCCGGCGCATTGACGCGCACATCGTATTGCAGGGCTGGCGCGACGGGCGCGGTCTCGGCGGCCGGCTCTTCAACCGGCGTGTCCGCCATGGCTTCCGGAGCGGTTGCCGGGGCCGTTTCCGGGGTGGCGGGAACCGGCACCGCAACGGCCTCCTGCGCGCGCGCAGGGGCCATGGGGAGGGCCAGGATGGCGCCGCCGGCGGCGGCCAGTGTCAGTTGCCCCATTACTTTTGCCACCAGTTGTGCCAAAATTCGTGGTCGTATCGCCTTGCCGGTGGCTAAGTGCCGTATGGGACGTGCAGAAAACATGGTGCTCCAGATGAGTAAATGCTGATCGCATGTTACCGGAAGTGAGAAATTGATGGCGGACGAATAAGACTATTTTGTGCAGGGTATTTTATTGCCCGGCGCAAGCTCTGCCAGCGTGTCCTTAATTAAGAAAGAATATTATGTTAGCAACTGATACGGCACTCGTATTGTTTAGCGGTGGGCAAGACTCCACCACCTGCCTGGCCTGGGCCCTGGAGCACTACAGCCGTGTGGAAACCATCGGCTTTGACTACGGCCAGCGCCATGCGATCGAGCTGACCGTGCGCCCGGGCCTGCTGGCCAAGATGCGCGAGCACTCGCCCGAGTGGAATGCGCGCCTCGGCGAAGACCATATGATAGACCTGTCCCTGATTTCGGCCATTTCCGATACGGCGATGACGCAGGACGTGGAAATCGTGATGCAGGAAAATGGCCTGCCGAACACCTTCGTGCCTGGCCGCAACCTGCTGTTCATGACGGTGGCCGCCACCGTGGCCTACCGCCGCGGCCTGACGGTGCTGGTGGGCGGCATGTGCGAAACGGATTTCTCGGGCTACCCCGATTGCCGCGACGACACCATGAAGGCGCTGCAAGTGGCGCTGAACCTGGGCATGGCCACGCGCCTGAAGCTGGAAACACCGCTGATGTGGCTGGACAAGGCGCAAAGCTGGGACCTGGCGGAACGCCTCGGCGGCCAGAGCCTGGTCGACCTGATCCGCAGCGACACGCATACCTGCTACCTGGGCGAACGCGGCCAGCTGCACGACTGGGGCTATGGCTGCGGCACCTGCCCGGCCTGCGCGCTGCGCGCGAATGGTTATCGCCAGTACATCGCGAGCAAGGCGGCCTTGCCTGTACTGTAACAGTGTGGTCTTTTTGATACAGGGTGCAAAATTTGCAAGGCCACCCGTTGTAACGTAGTATCGTTGACATCCGCTACCGATGGTAGATGCGCGCCGCCGCGCTTGCGCTGGCGCGAATTTCGATCAGTCTTCCAGCCCGCCATGAACAGACGCGCGTCGCCGTTGTCGTCCAGATCGCACCGCCCGCAATGGGTGGGACCGCCGTTGTTTGCGGCCCTGGTGCTGACCTTGGGACTGGGCCTGAGCTATGGCGCCTGGCGCGCCGCCAGCGATGCCAGCGAACAACAGCTGCGCGCCGATTTCGATTTCCATGTACGCGAACTGGTGGGCAGCATCAGCGGCCGCATGCGTACCTACACCGACCTGTTGCATGGCGTGCAGGGCCTGTACGCCAGCTCGACGAATGTCACGCGCGAGGAATTCCATGCCTACCTGGCGGTGCGCGACCTGGCCCGCCACTACCCCGGCATCCAGGGCGTCGGCTATTTGCCGCTGCTGCCCGGCGCGCAGCGCGCGGCGCACGAAGCGCAGGCGCGCGCGCAGGGCTTTCCCGGCTACGTGATCCAACCGCCGGGAGCGCGGCCGGCGATCGCGCCGATCACCTACCTGGAACCGGTCAGCGACAGCAACCTGCGCGCCATGGGCCATGACCTGCTGGCCGAACCGGCGCGGCGCGCGGCCCTGGAGCAGGCGCGCGACACGGGGCAGGCGGCCATGACGGGCAAGCTCCAGCTGTTGCAGGATGGCGGCGCCAGCGCCAGTACCACGGTGTACGGCTTTCTGCTGGTGATGCCGATCTTCGACAATGGCCTGGCGCACGACAGCGTGCAGCAGCGCCGCGCCGCCCTGCGCGCCTGGGTCTTCGCGCCGTTTCGCATGCAGGACCTGATGCGTGGCGTGGGTGGCGAGGCGTCGCGCCTGCTGGACCTGGAAATCTACGACGGTGACCACCTGGACGCCGGCGCCCGGCTGTACGACAGCCTGCCCGGGATGCCGGTGGCGCCGGGCCGGCTGGCCAGCACGCAGGCATTGACCATCGCCGGCCATGTCTGGACCGTGCGCGTGCGCGCGCTGCCTGCTTTTGACGGCGACCTGCTGGCGCGCCCGCGCATGGTGGCCTGGACCGGCCTGTTCGTCAGCCTGGCGCTGGCGCTGGCCACCTGGCTGCTGGCGGCCAGCCGCTACCAGGCGCAGCGTTCGCTGGCGCGCGCCAACGAACTGGCTGGCCAGCTGGAGCAGGGCCAGGCCAGCGTGCTGGCGATGGCCGAGGCGGCGCAGCGCAGCCAGGCGATGCTGCGCAATATCCTCGATTCCACCCTCGACGGCATCCTGGTCGACAGCGCCGATGGCCGCATCTTCACCTCGAACCGGCGCTTTCGCGACCTGTGGCAAGTGCCCGATACGCTCGACTGGCAGGCCGACAGCGCGGCGCTGGTACTGCATGTGCAAAGCCGGCTGGAAGAGGCCACGCCTTTCCTCGACGCGCGCCGCCATGCGCCGCACGGCCACCGCGAACAGCGCGACCTGCTGCACCTGCGTGACGGCCGGGTGATCGAACAATATATCCGCAGCATGCAACTGGGTAATGAGCAGGCCAGGCTGTGGACCTTCCGCGATATCAGCGAGCGCAGCCTGGCCGAGCGGCGCGAAACGACGCGGCGCCAGGTGCTGGAAATGCTGGCCATCGGCGCGCCGCTGGAGCGGGTGCTGGAAAGCGTGGTGCTGGGGGTGCAGGCCGATCATCCGGCCATGGTCTGCAGCATCCTGCTGCTCGACGAACACCGGCATCGCCTGGTGCTGGGCGCGGCACCCTCGCTGCCGGCGTTTTTCAACCTGTCCAGCCATGGCCATGGCGTCGACATGCTGCGCGGCGTGCATGGCGTGGCGGCGCTGGCCGTGCGCAGCGGCCAGCGCATCAGCGTACCCGACCTGCGCGCGGCCGAAACACTGCCGGGAGAGATGGAACTGGCGACGCAGGCCGGCCTGCAGTCGTGCTGGGCCGAGCCGGTGCGCGGCGGCTCGGGCAAGCTGCTGGGGGTGCTGATGGCCTACCACCGCCAGCCGCTGGCGCCGGGCGCCTCGCACCTGGCGCGCTTGAGCGAAGCGGCGCACCTGGCCGGCATGGCGATCGAACAGGCGCAGGTGGCGCAGGCGCTGCGCGCCGGCGAAGCGCGTTTTCGCAGCCTGTACGACCATGCGCCGGTGGCCTTGTGGGAGCAGGACTGGTCTGCCGTGCGCGAGGCGCTTGACGTCATCAAACAGTCGGAGGTACAGGATTTGCCGGCGTATTTCCAGCAGCGTCCCGACGAACTCAAGCGACTGGCCGGCCTGGTGACCATCATCGACGCGAACGGCGCCGCGCTGGCGCAGGTCAGGGCCAACCTGGACGACCAGCGGCGCGGCAAGCTGGGCCTGGCGCAAAACTTCGACGAGGCGGCCTTGCCCGCGTTTGGCGCGGCGCTGCTGGCGCTGGCCGGCGGCGCCCACCTGTATGAATGCGAGAGCAGTTTTCTGCGCCTCGATGGGGCGGCGCGGCAAAACGAACTGAGCTTGCTGGTGATGCCGGGCCATGCCGACAGCCTGGACTTCGTGATGGTGTCCTCGCTCGATATCACCGAACGCAAGCGCATGAATGCCGAGCTATTGCAGCTGGCCACCACCGACTTTTTGACCGGGCTGCCGAACCGCCGCCATTTCATGACGGCCTTGGCCAATGAGCATGCGCGGTTGCAGCGCGAACTGGCCAGCGTGGCCACCGTGCTGATGCTCGATATCGATCATTTCAAGCGCGTCAACGATGAACACGGCCATGCGGTGGGCGACGTGGTGCTGCGCCACCTGGGCGCCCTGATATGCCAGGCGCTGCGCAAGGTCGATGTGCCGGGCAGGGTGGGCGGCGAGGAATTCGCCATCCTGTTGCCGGGCACCGACATGGCGTCGGCGGCCGTGTTTGCCGAGCGCTTGCGCGCCCGCGTGGCCGACAGTTCGGTCAGCATCGACGGTGGCGTGCTGCTGTGCGTGACGGTGAGCATCGGCATGGCGGCCATGAGCGGCACCGATGCCGGTTGCGATGCGGTACTGGTGCGCGCAGATGAAGCGCTGTACCGCGCCAAGCGGGGCGGACGCAACCGGGTGGAACATCATGACGGCGGTGGCTCTGGCGGGGTGCTGAGCCAGTTCATGGCCAACTGATCAGAGACCTGCCCGGTGCGCCCGCGCCTGCTTGCGGCTGCGGCTGGACAACAGCCAGATCACGGCGGCAATCACCAGCAGCGGCAGCAGGACCGGCGCACTGCAGGCCAGCAGCACCAGGACCAGCACGCCCCCGCCCAGCACCACGCCGGCCACCATGAACATGCCGACACCGGCCACCACCACGCCCACCACCATGGCGGCGCAGACCAGCGCGATCAGTGCGATCAGCAGGCCGCCGCCGGCAAACACCAGCCCGAACAGCCATTCCAGCGGACCGTCGAAATCGTCGCCGTTGAACTGCATGTGCACGTCGCTGGCGCCGATCTTGTCAAGGAACAGGCAGGCCAGCACGAGGATCAGGACGAAGGTGAGTATTTTTTTCATGGCAGGCCTCTGAAAGATGTATTGGGATAAAGCATGTTCACACTGTAGCGGCGGCCCGGTGGCCCTGCCAGACGCGTGCGACAGGCGGTCGTTTTCGCGGCATGGATGGCACGTGGACGGATGAGATGGTGGTGTCAAACAAGTTTTCTTTTCTTGCAATACGCGCATGGCGACCTATACTGAGCATTCACATTTGCAAGGAGGGCACCATGCTTGTGACTGCAGCTATCGGGGATCAATCGCTATCCCTGCATCATTGTCGAATCACGCGCCAGCGTAGCGCCGTCAAGTCTTGCGCCGAGCCTGTCGGCGCGCCATCGGCAATACCGCCGATCATCATCAACCCCTACAATTACCGCGTGCCGCTGCCGGCCATCGACCCGCGTTGGACCCCGCCGGGGCCACCGCTGACCTGGCCGGCGCGGCCCGCCATGTCGATGTGCTGAGCGGGGTGTGAAAAGGTGGGGCGGCATGCTGTTTGCAGTGTGCCAAACGCGGCACGGGCGGGCGATTTCGTCTATCATGCAGGCCCCACCTTCCATCACGAGCACCGCCATGAGTACCGATCTTCCCGAGTTTTCCGAGCCAGATGAGCAAGACAGCGACGCGCCCATTCAGGAGCCGCGCCTGTGGACCGGCAACGGCTGGACCGCGCGCGTGATCAAGAACGAGGAAGACGAAGGCTGGGCGGTGGCCATGATCAAGGATGGCGAACCGGAACCGGCCCTGGTCGGCCCGTGGACCATGGGCCGCGACAAGAAAAACCCCAAGCCGCTCGACGTCAACGCCTTCAACACCCTGGTGAAAACGGCGTCCGAGGTGCTGCGCCGCCATGAACAGCAACTGCACGCGCAATTGCACAAGAGCCTGTACGTGGCCACCGACGAAGGCCAGGTCAAGGTCATGTTCGACATCGTGCCCGACGAAGAGCACCCGTATGCCGAGCTGAGCGCGTATGACGCCGACGGCGAACAGATCGCCAAGGTGCGCGCCCCGGCCGCATTCAAATTCAACGCGACCGCGGCGGCCAACTGGATCGAGGGCGGTTACCGCAAACCGTAATAATTCGAATAACAACCGGCATGACCGTAGATACTGTTATCCCCGTCAAGCGTTGTGCAAGGTTGGATCAAATATTTTTCCCGACCTGAGCACGCCGAATGCCACGTGCACCAGCTTGCGCATCATGGCGCCGATGATCAGTTTCGGTGCCTTGCCGGCAGCGCTGAGCCGCTGGCCAAAGCGCTGACCCCATGGTGTCCTGTATACGGTCACCATGGCTGGCATGTACAGCGCCTTTCGCAGGAAACTGTGACCAATCTTCGACATGCGTGGCTTGCCACGTACGCTCGATCCTGACTCGTGCTGGCGCGGGTCGAGTCCCGCAAACGCCACGGCTTGCTTGGCGTTGTCGAAGCGCTCGGTATCGGCATAGTACGACAGCAACACTGGTATCGTGCGCTCACCCAGGCCAGGGATGCTGTCGAGCAGCTCGCGCTTGTCGCGTAAATCCGGATCATCGTCGATATGGCGCTTGATGGCGCGAATGAGTTCCTTGATTTCTTTGTCGAGCCAGGCAATGTGATCCTCGATACCCTGGCGGTCCGCTTCTCGAGCGACGTCGAGCCGATTCGTTTCCTGCAACCGCATCGCTTGCACCGCTTCGAGGCGCAGCACCAAGGCGCGCAGTGCCTGCGCGGCGGGCGACGGCGCTGTCCACGGCTCCGGTTGGCGCTCATGGGCAAAGTCGGCAATCAACTGCGCATCGACCTTGTCGGTCTTGGTGCGCACCATGCGCGAGGCGCCAAAGGCCTTCATCTGTGCCGGATTGATGACACTGACCACCATGCCAAGTCCGGCCAGATATTCGGCAACCCCTTCCCAGTAAGTGCCAGTCGCTTCCATACATACTCTCGGGTTGCCGGCATCATGCTTGAGCAGCCATTCGCTCAGTGCAGCAAATCCTTTGTGATTGTTCTCTACTACCTTGTTACGGTGCTTGCCATTGGGCAGGCGCAGTGCGCAGTCCAGCTTGGCCTTGGCAACGTCGATTCCTAAATTAAACATGCTGTGGTCCTCTTGCGATCTACCTTGTGAATGCGGGCTACCGGCGTGCCGGTGCCAAAGATACTGTCCGATCTTGACATGGAGGGTGGGTAAGTGGTGCGAGATCTACATCGCTGGCTTTGAGCCTAAGGGCGGATACGGCATCCAGTTACCCGGTCTTGATATGCCTACCAAGAATTTTGACAGCGGCCGATGTTGTTCGCAACACCACCAACCGCATGAGAGGAATAATACAAGGTCGGATTAGGCCGCAGGCCGTAATCCGACAACATTGTTGGCTCCAAAAATGCACCGCCAACAATGTTGTCGGGTTACGCGCGTAGCGCTAACCCGACCTACGCTGACTCTTTCTTCCGGTAAGCCAGGCTATACAACAGCGGCAACACCAGCAAAGTAAGCACCGTCGACGACAATATCCCGCCGATCACCACCGTGGCCAGCGGGCGCTGCACTTCGGCGCCGGTGCCGGTGGCGATCGCCATCGGCACGAAACCCAGTGACGCCACCAGCGCTGTCATCAGCACCGGCCGCAAGCGCGAGAGGGCGCCGTCGCGGATGGCGTCGTGCACAGCAAAACCCTGTTCGCGCAGCTGGCGAATAAACGAAATCATCACCAGCCCGTTCAGCACGGCCACGCCGGACAGGGCGATAAAGCCTACCGCCGCCGAGATTGACAGCGGTATGTCGCGCAGCCACAGCGCGAGTATGCCGCCCGTCAGCGCAAACGGAATGCCGCTGAACACCAGCAGGCCATCCTTCACATTGCCGAACATGGCAAACAGCAAGATGAACACCAGGCCCAGGGCCAGCGGTACCACCAGCTGCAATCGCGCGGTGGCCGACTGCAATTGCTCGAACTGGCCGCCCCAGCTGGTCCAGTAGCCGGCCGGTATATTGACCTGGGCTTGCAGCTGCTGCGTGGCGTCGGCCACAAACGAGCCGATATCGCGCCCGCGCACATTGGCGCTGATGACGATGCGGCGCTTGCCGTCCTCGCGGCTGATCTGGTTCGGCCCGGGCGCCACTTGCAGGCTGGCGACTTCGCCGAGCGGAATGAAGCGCGCGCGGCCTTCCGCATTGGCGCCCTGGGGCAGGGCGATCGGCAGGCGGCGCAATTGCTCCAGGTC is a window of Janthinobacterium sp. J1-1 DNA encoding:
- a CDS encoding BamA/TamA family outer membrane protein — its product is MGQLTLAAAGGAILALPMAPARAQEAVAVPVPATPETAPATAPEAMADTPVEEPAAETAPVAPALQYDVRVNAPGDLDELLEKNLDLERFRGNPRMDREQLQRLVRDAPEQVKNLVATAGFYTPVVTVNVDTAGSRPVVTVDVEPGQPVTVDKVELELRGFDPTPPLAASEPYDTEGLKRSWGLKKGAIFRQSEWESAKRALLREVVQTRYPRAQLVDTQAVVDPETHKVSLLVILSSGPELRFGELRIEGLKRYDPSIIRNLNKIGPGDYYSESALQLYQARLQDTGYFASVEVSADMSTILGEQIEAGQAVQEGESVETAQASRGPAPQLPLVVRVTENKQQNVSAGIGFSTNTGNRAQLNYDNLNVWGTRFKSAITMETKKQAAHTNFYFPTTERGYNDSIGASFERSDISNEITAVSTIAAKRNWGGTNLERSLTFEFLSEDKTVVGLEQTRSKSLPLTYAITKRSLDSLLFPTKGYVINAQVGGALLPVLTDERFVRVSGKGVYYKPLGEKGELIVRGEMGALGSKEKKGVPAVYLFRAGGDQSVRGYAYQELGVKEGDATVGGRYLATASAEYQYWFKPKWAIAAFYDAGNSADSVKDALELKSGYGLGGRYKSPVGPINVDVAYGHAVHAYRLHFSLGFTF
- the queC gene encoding 7-cyano-7-deazaguanine synthase QueC, translating into MLATDTALVLFSGGQDSTTCLAWALEHYSRVETIGFDYGQRHAIELTVRPGLLAKMREHSPEWNARLGEDHMIDLSLISAISDTAMTQDVEIVMQENGLPNTFVPGRNLLFMTVAATVAYRRGLTVLVGGMCETDFSGYPDCRDDTMKALQVALNLGMATRLKLETPLMWLDKAQSWDLAERLGGQSLVDLIRSDTHTCYLGERGQLHDWGYGCGTCPACALRANGYRQYIASKAALPVL
- a CDS encoding CHASE domain-containing protein; translated protein: MNRRASPLSSRSHRPQWVGPPLFAALVLTLGLGLSYGAWRAASDASEQQLRADFDFHVRELVGSISGRMRTYTDLLHGVQGLYASSTNVTREEFHAYLAVRDLARHYPGIQGVGYLPLLPGAQRAAHEAQARAQGFPGYVIQPPGARPAIAPITYLEPVSDSNLRAMGHDLLAEPARRAALEQARDTGQAAMTGKLQLLQDGGASASTTVYGFLLVMPIFDNGLAHDSVQQRRAALRAWVFAPFRMQDLMRGVGGEASRLLDLEIYDGDHLDAGARLYDSLPGMPVAPGRLASTQALTIAGHVWTVRVRALPAFDGDLLARPRMVAWTGLFVSLALALATWLLAASRYQAQRSLARANELAGQLEQGQASVLAMAEAAQRSQAMLRNILDSTLDGILVDSADGRIFTSNRRFRDLWQVPDTLDWQADSAALVLHVQSRLEEATPFLDARRHAPHGHREQRDLLHLRDGRVIEQYIRSMQLGNEQARLWTFRDISERSLAERRETTRRQVLEMLAIGAPLERVLESVVLGVQADHPAMVCSILLLDEHRHRLVLGAAPSLPAFFNLSSHGHGVDMLRGVHGVAALAVRSGQRISVPDLRAAETLPGEMELATQAGLQSCWAEPVRGGSGKLLGVLMAYHRQPLAPGASHLARLSEAAHLAGMAIEQAQVAQALRAGEARFRSLYDHAPVALWEQDWSAVREALDVIKQSEVQDLPAYFQQRPDELKRLAGLVTIIDANGAALAQVRANLDDQRRGKLGLAQNFDEAALPAFGAALLALAGGAHLYECESSFLRLDGAARQNELSLLVMPGHADSLDFVMVSSLDITERKRMNAELLQLATTDFLTGLPNRRHFMTALANEHARLQRELASVATVLMLDIDHFKRVNDEHGHAVGDVVLRHLGALICQALRKVDVPGRVGGEEFAILLPGTDMASAAVFAERLRARVADSSVSIDGGVLLCVTVSIGMAAMSGTDAGCDAVLVRADEALYRAKRGGRNRVEHHDGGGSGGVLSQFMAN
- a CDS encoding IS110 family transposase → MFNLGIDVAKAKLDCALRLPNGKHRNKVVENNHKGFAALSEWLLKHDAGNPRVCMEATGTYWEGVAEYLAGLGMVVSVINPAQMKAFGASRMVRTKTDKVDAQLIADFAHERQPEPWTAPSPAAQALRALVLRLEAVQAMRLQETNRLDVAREADRQGIEDHIAWLDKEIKELIRAIKRHIDDDPDLRDKRELLDSIPGLGERTIPVLLSYYADTERFDNAKQAVAFAGLDPRQHESGSSVRGKPRMSKIGHSFLRKALYMPAMVTVYRTPWGQRFGQRLSAAGKAPKLIIGAMMRKLVHVAFGVLRSGKIFDPTLHNA